From the genome of Halomonas sp. MCCC 1A13316, one region includes:
- a CDS encoding IclR family transcriptional regulator — MPREDRQLVDALARGFAILECLSRARKPLGNGEISTIVDLPPSTVSRLTHSLTVLGYIRRSPSQRTYELTPKNLILGYPVLAGMSLLDRARPYLKSISEQTGETVTLAVRDGLYSTFMEVVQGVNLVAVRLATGGRLRLAVSASGIAMVASLPEKEKRSVATRIRADIARRGEDPTVFNSALEECEATDVAVVRNTWQKGIGGVAVALQIQGELAALTIPVATGSVGEESMRSTLTDALQEAAAAISPSYDSQPG; from the coding sequence ATGCCACGTGAAGACCGTCAGCTTGTAGATGCCCTAGCGCGTGGATTCGCCATACTCGAATGCCTATCCCGCGCCCGAAAACCCTTGGGAAATGGCGAAATTTCCACCATAGTCGACCTACCTCCTTCCACTGTAAGCCGTCTGACGCATTCTCTAACGGTACTCGGCTATATCCGCCGCAGCCCTTCACAGCGTACCTATGAGCTGACGCCAAAGAACCTCATTCTCGGCTACCCTGTGCTCGCAGGAATGTCACTACTTGACCGTGCACGCCCTTACCTGAAGAGCATTAGTGAGCAGACAGGGGAGACTGTGACTCTGGCCGTTCGCGATGGCCTCTACTCCACCTTCATGGAAGTGGTACAGGGGGTGAATTTAGTTGCGGTGCGTCTGGCAACCGGTGGTCGCTTGCGACTCGCGGTCTCTGCATCAGGAATCGCTATGGTTGCATCTCTGCCCGAGAAGGAGAAGCGGTCCGTCGCAACACGCATACGAGCCGATATAGCCCGACGTGGCGAGGATCCTACCGTCTTCAATAGCGCTCTAGAAGAATGTGAGGCGACGGACGTTGCGGTGGTGCGGAATACTTGGCAGAAGGGGATCGGAGGGGTCGCCGTCGCATTGCAGATTCAGGGTGAACTGGCTGCGCTAACTATTCCTGTTGCTACCGGAAGCGTGGGCGAGGAGTCGATGCGCAGCACCCTTACAGATGCGCTGCAGGAGGCGGCGGCGGCAATCAGCCCTAGCTACGACTCGCAGCCGGGCTGA
- a CDS encoding MAPEG family protein: MFSLEKGACSSPVHGMKVESNKVDHMNEVVHWYAVSTVLLFVKMFSISLFQGYHRIGKRTFKTPEDAALVGRQAATEELPQVQRAANAWRNDLENIPIFLALGVVYVWVEASPSLAPWLFLLFTVARYLHTVFYLSALQPWRTVAYGVGIVCLFVMCAMIVAALF; this comes from the coding sequence ATGTTCTCTCTGGAAAAAGGGGCATGTTCCTCGCCCGTTCATGGCATGAAGGTCGAGTCCAACAAGGTAGATCATATGAATGAAGTCGTGCACTGGTACGCCGTCTCTACGGTGCTACTGTTCGTGAAAATGTTCTCCATTTCCTTGTTTCAGGGCTATCACAGAATCGGCAAGCGAACCTTCAAGACTCCTGAAGACGCTGCCCTCGTCGGGCGGCAAGCCGCCACAGAGGAGTTACCCCAGGTTCAGCGTGCCGCCAATGCCTGGCGCAATGACCTCGAGAACATTCCGATATTCCTCGCCCTTGGCGTTGTCTATGTTTGGGTGGAAGCCTCACCGAGCCTGGCGCCCTGGCTGTTCCTCCTGTTCACGGTGGCGCGCTACCTGCACACGGTGTTTTATCTGTCGGCCCTGCAGCCTTGGCGCACGGTCGCCTATGGCGTAGGCATCGTCTGCCTCTTTGTCATGTGCGCGATGATTGTCGCAGCGTTATTTTGA
- the pcaF gene encoding 3-oxoadipyl-CoA thiolase: MRDAYICAGTRTPIGRYGGALATVRPDDMAGQVLRALMEQVPSLPAEAVEDVILGCANQAGEDNRNVARMAVLLGGLPDTVPGTTVNRLCGSGMDAVGMAARTICTGEAEVIVAGGVESMTRAPFVMGKADTAYSRQAEIFDTTIGWRFVNPLIKAPYGIDSMPETAENVAAEFCISREDQDAFALRSQQRAAVAQRSGRLGREITPVEISQRKGDPVQVSVDEHPRETTLEKLASLATPFRADGSVTAGNASGVNDGAAALLIASPEAVERYGLQPLARVRGMATAGVPPRLMGIGPAPASRKLLDRLGLGIGDIDLVELNEAFAAQTLAVLRELGLPDDAEHVNPNGGGIALGHPLGMSGARLVLTAALELQERSLDKALCTMCIGVGQGIAMVIERAR; this comes from the coding sequence ATGAGAGACGCCTATATCTGCGCCGGCACGCGCACTCCCATCGGTCGATACGGCGGCGCCCTGGCGACGGTTCGCCCAGACGACATGGCCGGCCAGGTGCTACGGGCCCTGATGGAGCAGGTACCAAGCCTGCCAGCAGAGGCGGTGGAAGACGTTATTCTCGGCTGCGCCAATCAGGCTGGCGAGGACAACCGTAACGTAGCCCGTATGGCGGTGCTGCTCGGAGGTCTTCCCGACACAGTCCCTGGCACTACCGTGAACCGTCTTTGCGGGTCGGGAATGGATGCGGTCGGCATGGCCGCCCGCACCATCTGTACCGGCGAGGCCGAAGTAATCGTGGCCGGCGGTGTAGAGTCCATGACTCGCGCCCCCTTTGTGATGGGCAAGGCTGACACCGCTTATTCCCGCCAGGCAGAGATTTTCGACACCACCATAGGCTGGCGTTTCGTCAACCCATTGATTAAGGCCCCGTACGGCATCGATTCTATGCCGGAGACGGCAGAAAACGTTGCCGCCGAGTTCTGCATTAGCCGCGAAGATCAGGACGCCTTCGCTCTGCGCAGCCAGCAACGGGCTGCCGTCGCCCAACGTAGCGGCCGGTTAGGACGAGAAATTACCCCGGTAGAGATCTCGCAGCGCAAGGGAGATCCGGTGCAGGTTAGCGTAGATGAGCATCCGCGCGAGACTACCTTGGAGAAGCTCGCCAGTCTGGCGACGCCGTTCCGCGCCGACGGCTCGGTGACAGCCGGCAACGCTTCAGGGGTCAACGACGGCGCTGCGGCACTGCTGATTGCCTCGCCCGAGGCGGTAGAACGCTATGGCTTGCAGCCATTAGCGCGGGTACGTGGGATGGCGACTGCCGGCGTACCACCGCGCCTCATGGGTATCGGCCCGGCACCAGCCAGCCGGAAGCTGCTCGATCGCCTGGGCCTAGGGATCGGTGATATCGATCTGGTGGAGTTAAACGAAGCCTTTGCCGCACAAACTTTGGCAGTGCTGCGTGAGCTAGGGCTTCCGGATGATGCGGAACATGTAAATCCCAACGGCGGGGGCATCGCCCTGGGCCACCCGCTGGGCATGTCTGGCGCCCGGCTAGTCCTGACCGCGGCCTTAGAACTGCAGGAGCGGTCTCTGGATAAGGCGCTGTGCACCATGTGCATTGGCGTCGGTCAGGGTATCGCCATGGTCATCGAGAGAGCGAGGTAA
- a CDS encoding DUF2235 domain-containing protein — MKRIVICADGTWQCPESNTATHVLRLARGIAPCCDNDIKQIVYYDWGVGTEGDSIRGGATGAGIDKNIMDCYRFIVHNYEPGDQLFLFGFSRGAYSVRSLAGLIRNCGVLLRLYADRIPEAYQLYRQRARSSAPGAERSIDFRRAYAVADITPIEFLGVWDTVGALGIPAPFLGTLGTERYLFHDTEPSSIIRHARHAVSIDENRQDFEPTLWSAKPGIDLKQVWFAGVHTDIGGGYPQRELGDYAGQWMVTEAERFGLVLEPHFVASMTPHHNGRQHDEYKGFYKIMRRSQHRTPEPCLHQSVRLRWEDPHVTYQSPALSKLLDSVDGDWGKVELVGL; from the coding sequence GTGAAACGCATCGTCATCTGCGCCGATGGCACTTGGCAATGCCCGGAAAGCAACACCGCCACGCATGTGTTGCGCCTGGCACGCGGCATCGCGCCCTGTTGTGACAACGACATAAAGCAGATCGTCTATTACGACTGGGGCGTGGGCACTGAGGGTGACAGCATTCGCGGTGGTGCCACCGGCGCCGGTATCGACAAGAACATCATGGATTGCTATCGCTTCATCGTGCACAACTACGAGCCCGGTGATCAGCTCTTCCTGTTCGGCTTTAGCCGCGGGGCCTACAGCGTACGCTCCCTGGCCGGGCTCATCCGCAACTGCGGTGTGCTGCTCCGGCTCTACGCCGACCGCATCCCCGAAGCCTACCAACTCTACCGGCAACGCGCACGAAGCTCGGCACCCGGTGCCGAGAGATCCATCGATTTCCGCCGCGCCTACGCCGTAGCCGATATCACCCCCATCGAATTCCTCGGTGTGTGGGATACCGTAGGCGCCCTCGGCATACCCGCCCCTTTCCTCGGTACCCTGGGCACCGAACGCTACCTGTTCCACGACACCGAGCCCAGCAGCATCATCCGCCACGCCCGGCATGCCGTCTCCATCGACGAAAACCGCCAGGACTTCGAGCCCACGCTGTGGTCGGCCAAGCCCGGCATCGACCTGAAGCAGGTGTGGTTCGCCGGCGTGCACACCGATATCGGGGGCGGCTACCCGCAGCGCGAACTCGGCGACTACGCCGGCCAATGGATGGTCACCGAAGCCGAGCGGTTCGGTCTCGTCCTCGAGCCGCACTTCGTCGCCTCGATGACCCCGCACCACAACGGCCGGCAGCATGACGAGTACAAAGGCTTCTACAAGATCATGCGCCGCTCGCAACACCGCACCCCAGAGCCCTGCCTGCACCAAAGCGTACGCCTGCGCTGGGAAGACCCGCACGTAACCTACCAGAGCCCAGCGCTAAGCAAGCTGCTCGACTCGGTGGATGGAGATTGGGGTAAGGTGGAGTTGGTGGGATTATGA
- a CDS encoding enoyl-CoA hydratase/isomerase family protein — protein sequence MSERYSDYQRLKFDRPAERVLRITMDNPGRLNSADSIMHGELVRVWRDIDADPDISAVIIRGAGEAFSSGGDLDLVEEMSRDFGTLTRVWKEARDLVYNIVNCSKPVVSAMDGPAVGAGLVAGLLADVSIASRNARIIDGHTRLGVAAGDHAAIVWPLLCGLAKAKYYLMMCEPVSGEEAERIGLISLVTEQEDLHDRALEVAKKLASGSPTAIRWTKYALNNWLRMAGPTFDTSLALEFMGFNGPDVQEGLKSLREKRKPDFDKDCPL from the coding sequence ATGAGCGAGCGCTACTCAGACTATCAACGCCTGAAGTTCGATCGTCCGGCGGAGCGAGTCCTGCGGATCACCATGGACAATCCAGGCAGGCTGAACTCTGCCGATAGCATCATGCATGGAGAGTTGGTGCGCGTCTGGCGCGACATCGACGCTGATCCGGACATCAGCGCAGTGATCATACGCGGCGCCGGTGAGGCATTCTCATCAGGCGGTGACCTAGATCTGGTCGAGGAGATGAGTAGGGACTTCGGTACCTTGACCCGGGTCTGGAAGGAGGCTCGCGACCTCGTTTACAACATAGTCAACTGTTCAAAGCCAGTGGTGTCGGCGATGGACGGCCCGGCCGTAGGCGCCGGCCTGGTAGCTGGGCTGCTGGCTGACGTTTCCATCGCCTCGCGCAATGCTCGCATTATCGATGGCCACACCCGCCTAGGCGTTGCTGCCGGCGATCACGCCGCTATCGTTTGGCCGTTGTTGTGCGGCCTAGCTAAGGCTAAGTATTACCTGATGATGTGCGAGCCGGTGAGTGGTGAAGAGGCCGAGCGTATCGGACTGATCTCGCTGGTCACCGAGCAGGAGGATCTGCACGACAGGGCCCTGGAGGTGGCGAAAAAGCTCGCATCCGGCTCGCCCACGGCAATCCGCTGGACCAAATACGCACTCAACAACTGGCTGCGTATGGCAGGCCCGACCTTCGATACCTCGCTGGCTCTGGAGTTCATGGGCTTCAATGGCCCCGACGTCCAGGAGGGGCTGAAGTCACTGCGTGAGAAACGCAAGCCTGACTTCGACAAGGACTGCCCACTATAG
- a CDS encoding class I adenylate-forming enzyme family protein: MLTGDMLRRAAERFPNKPAILWQGTELKYRELDRAANRFANTLIDYSLQKGAKVGILSRNRIEYGTVFFGSARAGTVLVNISVLYSPDELTYVLDQADVELLFYEDALAEKIDAVRERLPKLKQVVRLGEGGQDPLFEAFIAEGADDYPQVEIEEDDPFCMTYTGGTTGRPKGVLCSHRNRAITAHTVMVEEALDERDVVGIVTPLFHVAALNIMFQPAVLAGATCTFLSQWSVPDFASMVHDTKMTAAFMVPTQVSMIMKDPDFDAAPYESWRKLSFAGAPMPDWVQRSMLKHLPKVEMIQTYGQSEMGVLTALRPWYLPEKLGSIGRQAYNVDLALLDPNGEPVGPGEVGEIASRGENVMLEYYKEPDQTAAFWRNGWALTGDLGVMDEDGFVTLVDRAKDMIISGGENIYPKEIENVIYEHPAVAECAVFGIPDDKWGEVPAAYVLVKPGVEVKEEELVELCADRLARFKRPRLVKFVDSFPKTPIGKIQKNVLRENYWKDREKKI, encoded by the coding sequence ATGCTTACCGGGGACATGCTGCGTCGCGCTGCCGAGCGCTTCCCAAACAAGCCCGCCATCCTCTGGCAAGGCACGGAACTCAAATATCGCGAGCTGGACCGTGCGGCTAATCGGTTCGCCAACACACTGATCGATTACAGCCTTCAGAAGGGAGCGAAGGTTGGCATTTTGAGCCGCAACCGCATCGAGTACGGAACTGTTTTCTTCGGTTCGGCACGAGCTGGCACAGTACTCGTAAATATTTCTGTGCTCTATTCGCCTGATGAGCTGACTTACGTCCTGGACCAGGCAGATGTGGAGCTGCTCTTCTACGAGGATGCGCTAGCCGAGAAAATCGACGCCGTTCGTGAGCGCCTGCCCAAGCTCAAGCAGGTAGTGCGTCTGGGCGAAGGTGGACAAGATCCGCTGTTCGAAGCCTTCATTGCCGAGGGGGCAGATGACTATCCGCAGGTGGAGATTGAAGAGGACGATCCCTTCTGCATGACGTATACCGGCGGGACTACTGGCCGTCCCAAGGGTGTACTCTGCAGCCACCGTAATCGTGCCATCACCGCCCATACGGTGATGGTGGAAGAAGCTCTCGACGAGCGCGATGTGGTTGGCATCGTTACCCCTCTGTTCCATGTCGCGGCCCTGAACATCATGTTCCAGCCGGCGGTCCTGGCCGGTGCCACTTGTACCTTCTTGAGCCAATGGAGCGTGCCCGACTTCGCCAGCATGGTGCACGATACCAAAATGACGGCTGCGTTCATGGTACCCACTCAGGTATCGATGATCATGAAGGATCCTGACTTCGACGCTGCCCCGTACGAGAGTTGGCGCAAGCTCTCGTTCGCCGGCGCCCCAATGCCGGACTGGGTTCAGCGATCAATGCTTAAGCATCTGCCCAAGGTGGAAATGATCCAGACCTATGGCCAGTCGGAGATGGGAGTGCTCACCGCTCTGAGGCCTTGGTACTTGCCAGAAAAGCTGGGTTCGATTGGCCGTCAGGCTTACAACGTGGACCTCGCCCTGCTTGATCCTAACGGTGAGCCTGTTGGCCCCGGGGAGGTAGGCGAAATCGCTTCCCGTGGCGAAAACGTGATGCTCGAATACTACAAGGAGCCCGACCAGACTGCCGCCTTCTGGCGCAACGGTTGGGCTTTAACAGGCGATCTAGGTGTGATGGACGAAGACGGCTTCGTCACCTTGGTTGATCGCGCCAAGGACATGATCATCTCCGGCGGCGAGAACATCTATCCCAAAGAGATCGAGAATGTCATCTATGAGCATCCTGCCGTAGCGGAGTGTGCAGTGTTTGGCATCCCCGACGACAAGTGGGGTGAAGTTCCGGCAGCCTATGTCTTGGTCAAACCTGGTGTCGAAGTCAAGGAGGAGGAGCTGGTCGAACTATGCGCCGATCGTCTCGCTCGCTTCAAGCGTCCGCGGTTGGTGAAATTCGTCGACAGTTTCCCTAAAACCCCCATCGGTAAGATACAGAAGAACGTCTTACGCGAGAACTACTGGAAAGATCGGGAGAAAAAGATATGA
- a CDS encoding GNAT family N-acetyltransferase, which produces MVDMGYALAGQFWGQGIMTEALAELTERCLAQPECYRVQAACDVENQASARLWEKVGFSR; this is translated from the coding sequence ATGGTCGATATGGGCTATGCCCTGGCGGGCCAATTCTGGGGGCAAGGCATCATGACAGAAGCGCTTGCCGAGCTGACTGAGCGCTGCCTGGCACAGCCCGAGTGTTACCGGGTTCAGGCCGCATGCGATGTCGAAAATCAGGCTTCCGCTCGCCTATGGGAAAAAGTGGGCTTCTCGAGATAA
- a CDS encoding enoyl-CoA hydratase-related protein: protein MSESPKQVLLERVSPAIAIVRLNRPEVRNALNLTVRQQLAEIFRSLVEDRELRCVILTGNEESFAAGADIKDMSQIDAVEFYHRHTERLWGAVGECPVPVIAAVNGFALGGGMELAMLADIIIAGRGARFGQPEAKVGIMPGAGGTQRLVRAVGKFRAMRMCLTGEIIRAKEAYEMGLISKLVDDHEVMKEALAMAEQIAELPPIALAQIKEAILYGADAPLGSALALERKAVQLLFATQDKKEGMAAFLEKRKPHYKGT from the coding sequence ATGAGCGAATCACCCAAGCAGGTCCTACTGGAGCGTGTTAGTCCCGCTATTGCCATTGTCCGCCTCAACCGGCCAGAAGTCCGTAACGCTCTCAATCTTACCGTGCGTCAGCAGCTAGCCGAGATCTTTCGTAGTCTGGTCGAAGATCGGGAGCTGCGATGCGTCATCCTCACCGGCAACGAGGAGAGCTTCGCCGCCGGAGCCGACATCAAGGATATGTCGCAAATCGACGCGGTAGAGTTTTATCACCGCCACACCGAGCGACTCTGGGGCGCTGTGGGGGAATGTCCAGTGCCGGTAATTGCCGCGGTCAATGGCTTTGCCCTCGGCGGGGGGATGGAGCTGGCCATGCTCGCCGATATCATCATCGCCGGACGCGGCGCTCGTTTTGGTCAGCCGGAGGCCAAGGTCGGCATCATGCCAGGAGCTGGTGGCACCCAGCGTCTGGTGCGGGCAGTTGGTAAGTTCCGCGCTATGCGGATGTGTTTGACCGGCGAGATCATTCGCGCCAAGGAGGCCTACGAAATGGGCCTAATCAGCAAGCTGGTCGACGATCACGAAGTGATGAAAGAAGCTCTAGCGATGGCCGAGCAGATCGCCGAACTGCCGCCTATTGCCTTGGCGCAGATCAAGGAGGCTATCTTGTACGGGGCAGATGCCCCGCTGGGGTCCGCCTTGGCCTTAGAGCGCAAAGCCGTGCAGCTCCTTTTTGCCACCCAAGATAAAAAAGAAGGCATGGCAGCGTTTCTTGAAAAACGCAAGCCGCATTATAAGGGTACTTAA
- a CDS encoding 3-hydroxyacyl-CoA dehydrogenase yields MKAMDSSELTLGVVGAGAMGSGIAQVAAVAGIRVWVHDAREGAAAEACEKIRDRFAKRVASDKMSAADAEAAGACLSPASSLSDLADCDVVIEAIVEKLEVKTALFSELEELLGEDAILASNTSSLPIGAISAGLKCKERVAGMHFFNPVPVMKLVEVIRAPDTSEAVMEALIELGQRLGRTPVVVKDTPGFLVNFGGRAYTTEGLALVHEGVATPAQVDAIMRDGFGFRMGPFELMDLTGVDVNFPVTQFVHESFFNDPRLRSTPLHRYMLDTGQLGRKTGRGFYDHRKGVLPPLPDSEASAEPATEVFVHGEAPKLTALVEACGASVLKSDDGRAPVLAAPVGEDASAYAARHGLDHRRLVCVDTVTNCEKRVTLMAAPGNDAELVMSVVARFAQGRRVSLIGDSPGFVGQRIAAMVANLGCEMAQMGLAKVEDIDLALRLGLNYPLGPLELADHLEPGVIFRILEQTQLLSGDDRYRPSQWLRRRAQLGLPARTT; encoded by the coding sequence ATGAAAGCGATGGATTCCTCCGAGCTTACCCTCGGCGTGGTCGGCGCCGGCGCTATGGGCAGCGGCATTGCCCAAGTAGCAGCAGTAGCCGGCATCCGCGTATGGGTTCACGATGCCCGTGAGGGTGCCGCTGCCGAGGCCTGTGAAAAAATTCGCGATCGCTTCGCAAAGCGCGTCGCCAGCGACAAGATGAGTGCTGCGGATGCTGAGGCAGCCGGTGCTTGCCTGTCGCCAGCCTCTAGCTTGAGCGACCTGGCTGACTGCGACGTAGTGATCGAGGCCATCGTCGAGAAACTGGAGGTGAAGACCGCCCTGTTCTCCGAGCTGGAGGAGCTACTGGGTGAGGACGCTATCCTCGCATCGAATACTTCCTCGCTCCCCATTGGCGCGATCAGCGCCGGGCTCAAGTGCAAAGAGCGAGTGGCTGGGATGCACTTCTTCAATCCTGTCCCGGTGATGAAGCTGGTGGAAGTGATCCGCGCCCCCGATACCTCGGAGGCGGTGATGGAGGCCCTAATCGAGCTAGGCCAACGCCTCGGCCGTACGCCGGTGGTGGTCAAAGATACGCCTGGCTTCCTAGTTAATTTCGGTGGCCGCGCCTACACCACTGAGGGCCTCGCTTTGGTACACGAGGGTGTGGCAACACCGGCTCAAGTGGATGCCATCATGCGCGATGGCTTCGGTTTTCGCATGGGCCCCTTCGAGCTGATGGATCTCACGGGGGTTGATGTGAACTTCCCTGTTACCCAATTTGTCCACGAAAGCTTCTTCAATGACCCGCGACTGCGCTCTACGCCGCTGCACCGCTACATGCTGGACACCGGTCAGTTGGGCCGTAAGACAGGCCGCGGCTTCTATGACCACAGAAAAGGTGTGCTCCCCCCTTTGCCCGACTCCGAGGCCAGCGCCGAACCAGCCACGGAGGTGTTTGTACACGGAGAAGCACCCAAGCTCACTGCCCTAGTCGAGGCCTGTGGCGCTTCTGTGCTAAAGAGCGACGATGGCCGGGCACCAGTGCTAGCTGCCCCAGTCGGCGAGGACGCTTCAGCCTACGCAGCTCGCCATGGGCTTGATCACCGTCGTTTGGTTTGCGTGGACACGGTGACCAACTGCGAGAAACGGGTGACACTGATGGCTGCCCCCGGCAACGATGCTGAGTTGGTGATGTCCGTTGTAGCGCGATTTGCTCAGGGCAGGCGAGTGAGCCTAATCGGCGATTCTCCAGGTTTCGTTGGCCAGCGTATCGCTGCTATGGTGGCTAATCTTGGCTGCGAGATGGCGCAGATGGGGCTTGCTAAAGTTGAAGATATTGACTTAGCACTGCGGTTAGGACTGAACTATCCTCTTGGACCCTTGGAGCTAGCCGATCACTTGGAGCCGGGAGTGATTTTCCGTATCTTGGAGCAGACTCAACTTCTCAGCGGCGATGATCGCTATCGCCCTAGTCAGTGGCTGCGGCGGCGCGCACAGCTGGGATTGCCTGCGCGCACGACCTAA